A region of the Leucobacter komagatae genome:
GCGCCGAGCAGCACGTAGAGCAAGAACCAGGCGAGGAACGCGGCGGTCAGCGGGAAAACGAAGCTGCGAAGCCTCCGTTTGAGCTCCTGGAACTCCGGGCTTGCTTGAAATTTCTCGTAGTCAATCGGGGCGGCTTCCGCCGCCTCCTGCACGGGAACGTCTTCGGACATCTGGGCCTCCTTGCCCTGTCTCGTCGAACTCAGGGAGCCAAGGCCCGCTCGTGGCGGGTTCTCGTCTCCTCTGACGACCGCGGCGCTGCGGTCTGTTCACGATGCTAGAAATCATGGTTAGCATGTAGTACCCCCGAAAGTTGGGAGTGCCAATGGTGCCACCTATGACCGTGACCAAGCAGCGTATCCTCCAGGACGCAGTCACGGAGTTCTCTCGAGCCACCGGTTTCACGCTCGCCTTCGGCGGGTACGAGGCCGATGGCGTCACGACCGTGACCGCGCTCTCCGGGACCGAGGGCGCGAGCCTGCAGGGCCTCAGAGTCGCGAACTGGCGCGGCCTCGGCGGCAAGGCCATGATCGAGTTGCGGCCGCGGTTCACCCGCGACTACATGTCGTCGCAGAGCATCAGCCATGACTACGACCTCGAGATCGGTGCCGAACGCATCGTGATGCTCGTTGCCGTTCCCGTGATCGTCGACGGCGTCACCCGCGCCGTGCTCTATGGCGGCACGCGGGGCGAGTCGGCGCCCGACGCGACCTTCATGCAGGCCGCAGCTGGTGTGAGCGAGGAGCTCGCGCGGGTCATCCGAGCGGAGGATCAGGCGCACGCGCACGCGCGGCGGCCGGTCGAGCCCGCTGAGCTGCCGGGCAACGTGCTCGAGGAGCTGCGGAGCAGCCACGCCGAGATCCGCAGGATCGCCTCGGAGACCACTGACCCCGTCGCCCGCGAGCGGCTCGCCGCCATCGAGCAGCGGCTCGCAGGGATCGGGCGGCCGGCAGCCGCCCCCGCCGAGCTACACCTCACGACGCGCGAGATCGATGTGCTCTGCCAGGCGGCGCTCGGCGGCACGAACGCGAGCATCGGTGAGGCGCTCGGCATCGCGGAGAGCACGGTCAAGAGCTATCTCAAGACCGCGATGGGCAAGCTCGAAGCGCCAACCAGGCACGCGGCGGTGACCGCAGCGCGCGGCTTCGGGCTCATCCCATAGCTCCGCTCGCCCGCGTCGCGCTATGATTGTGTGACAAACGCCATTGGTTTGTGGGGAAACCGTGCCGAGGCTACGAGATCTGGAGCTCTGCAACCCCCAATGTCCACCATTCAGTTTGACCACCAGGTCGCAACGAGCCTTATGAATGACCTCGGCTGGTTTGCAACTGTCCTCATCGACCAGGGCGCTCATCGGCGAGGGGCCATGAATACTGCCTTGCTCGACGCGAAAGGCCCATACTCAGACCTTCTCGTAGACGCTTGCATGATTGAGTCAGAAGATCGCGGGAGGTTTCGGGGCAAGATCGCTGACCTGCAACCCGAGATTGCCACTGCGTCGCAGAAGGCGCGGGAAGAGGAAGAGCGGCTCCGCGAGGTTGCCGTGTGGGAAGCCGGCGCGGCGCTCCGCCAGCTCGCCCTGTCGCCCACCTCTCCGGTGCCGATGGTGCAGCAGGGCCCACAGCCGTCGTACTACCCGATAGCCCCGCCGCCGCTACGCATTGCCTTTCAGGCGCGCGGCCGCCCGCGCGGGCGTCAGGGCAGCGGAGACGGATCGGCAGTGTGCTCGGCAGACCCGGGGAAGCTCAGGGAGTTCGTCAGGCAGTCGAAGGCGATGGACCTTGCACTGCACAGTGACTTCTCGCGCCTGCGCGACTCGGTAACCAAGTTTCAGCAGTCGTGCGGTTGGGCTCCGCTTGAGGCCGCGGGAGCCCTCGCAGCGTTCGAGCGCTACCTCACCGAGAACGAGGAGACCGCGGCGTGGGTGAGCCGCGTTGCCACCGCGTTCCAAAATGCCGGTGGGGGCGAACTCACTACCCGCGTGCTCGACCTCGCCACAGCGACAGCGATGCCAACGCCCGCGTCACTGCTCGAACTCACGGACGAAGAGCTCCTCGCGCTCGCGGCCGCGGGCTTCCCCGGGGTCACCGTTGACGTCGTCGAGAACTGGTGGGCAGGGCTCCGAGAGGCGGATCGCGAGGCACTGACAACGGCGGCTGCGGTGCTCATCGGAAACCTCGCAGGCATCCCGATCGCCACGCGCACGGCGACCAACGCGCTGCGCGCGGCAGAGCTCGCGGAGGTCAAGGGCATCTCAAAGGCCGAGCGGACGTATTGGCTGGAGGTCGCGAGCGGCGAGCGCTCGCTCGTGCTGTGTCTGCCCGAGTTCGAGCGCATGATCGAGATGTTCGGCACGATCGGGCCGAACACGACGCACGCGATCACGTATCTTCCCGGCACCGGGATCACGATGGGCGATCTGTTCAAGGAAGGTCCGCAGCAGGTCCCGAAGTACCTGGCAGACCACAGCGATGGCAAGGGCGTCACCTTCGTTTACATGGACCGGCCGTGGATTACCTGGACCGGCGAGCGGCGCAATACGAACCCCTGGTACCTCGCGAAAGTCGGGGCGGCGCTCGGGGGCTTCCAGCGCGACGTCATCGGCCGCGACCCGGTGCTCGCGAACGCGACCACGGTTGTCGGCGGGCACAGCGCGGGCTTCACGCCCGTCACGTGGCCGACGGTACAAGCCGACATCGTCTTTTCGCTCGCGGGGTCGTACAGCTTCGGCGCGAAGTTCGAGCGGCCGCCATCGATGACGAAGTATCTGAGCTATGGCTACGACAACGACCCCATCGCCTACATCGGCAAGGTTCCGGGCCTCGACTCACCGACGTCTCCAGACAGCACCTACGACAAGAACGTCTACAGCGGCGAAGGCATGAGCGGCATCGACGCCCACAACCTGACCGCAACTGACGCGGAACAAAACTTGCCACTGCTCGATGATCTCGTGCAGGAGCTTTTCCCAACCGAGGAGGGGTAGGCAATGCGCCACAGATTACACATGCTTGCACTCATTGGAGGCATCGCTACGCTGGCTCTGTCGGGCTGCTCAGGGAGCCCGAAGGAGAGCTACGTTGCCCCCGCAAGTACGCTCACAGAGGCGCCGCCCTTCATGGAGGAGGTCGTGGAGGAGCTCGTCAGTTACATCCCCCCAGAGCACATCGAAGAGAGCTGGTACCACCCGGAGAAAGATCAGACCCGCTCCACGATGTTTTGCAGCGCTGACCTCGACGGCGTCTCCGACTACATCAGAATCACCCGGGGGGGATTGATGTGGGCTGACGACACCGTCGACGTTGTAGAGGTTGCCAAGCAGATCGAGGCGGACTACTCTGCCAAGCCCGGGTGGATCGTCACCCGCCCCGAAGAAGGCTACTCGGGCCCCGAGATCACCGTCCGCTCCCCCGAGCATTACATATTCAACGTCAACATCGACGCTGAAACCGGCTACTTCGCAATCGGAGCGTGGTCCCCGTGCTTCCCCAAGCCTCCAGAGCATCGCACTATCCACAAGTATTGAACTTCCAGCGCTCCCCAAATGCCGACATTCGTCAACGCAGCCACCCCGAGGAAGCTGCACACACGCAGCAGAGCTCAAGGGTTTCTGCTCGTTGGAGCACTCGCTACGCTGGCTCTGTCGGGCTGCTCAGGGAGCCCACAAGAGGGCTACGTTGCCCCCGCGAGTACTCTCACAGAAGCGCCGCCCTTCATGGAAGAGGTCGTGGAAGAGCTCGTCAGTTACATCCCCCCAGAGCACATCGAAGAGAGCTGGTACCACCCGGAGAAAGATCAGACCCGCTCCACGATGTTTTGCAGCGCCGACCTCGACGGCGTCTCCGACTACATCACAATCACCCGAGGCGGATTGATGTGGGCTGACGACACCGTCGACGTCGTGGAGGTTGCCAAGCAGATCGAGGCGGACTACTCCGCCAAGCCCGGGTGGATCGTCACCCGCCCCAAGGTAGGCTACTCGGGCCCCGAGATCACCCTGCATTCCCCAGGCGAGTACATGTTCAACGTCAACATCGACGCAGAGACTGGCTACTTCGCAATCGGAGGCTGGTCCCCGTGCTTCCCCGCACCCCCAGAGCACAGCGGAATCGACAGGTACTAGCCCAGGCAGGCACTGCGCACCAGCGCACCCGCCCGCCCGAGCGGCGTCAGTCGGCCGTCACGCGCGCTGCGAGCCTGTCGCTCGCGAGGCGCAACGCGCGATCCGGATCGACCCCCGCCGCGTTCGCGCGAATGACGAGCGCGAGCATCGCGTCCCCGATCCCGACCTCGGCGATCGCCGCCTCCTGCGGCCCGATCGCCACCGACAGCGGGTCCACAGCCGATCGCTCGGCGGCGGCCGGGTCAACGAGCCCGGCCCGCTTCAGCCGCTCGACGACCTTCGCGGCCCGCGCGAGCGTCGGCATGCCCGCGGGAACGCCATCGAGCGGTGCGCGTGAGCCGCGCTGCTCCCCCGCGGCGTCCTCCTTCAGCCGCTCCCACTCGGCGTTGAGCTCTTCAACCGACATGTACCCCCGGTCGCCGAACACGTGCGGGTGTCGCGCAATCAGCTTCTCGTTGAGCGCCCGCGCGACGGTATCGAGGTCGTAGCTCTCGCCGTCACGCTCGGCAATCGCAGCGTGAAACAGCACCTGGTACAGCACGTCACCGAGCTCGCCGCGCACCTCGTCGGCCGGGAGCTCGCGCTCGAGCGCGTCGATGAATTCGAAGGTTTCCTCGATGAGAAACGGCACGAGCGTCTCGTGGGTTTGAGCGGCGTGCCACGCGCAGCCCCCCTCTCCGACGAGGCGGCGCACGGTCGCCACGACCTCCCCCACCGCGTCCGTCGCGGCCATTGGTTTGGGTCTGTCAGCGCCAGCATCCATGAGTGAGAGCCTAACGCGTCGGGCTGACCCGCGGGTGCACGCCAGCTGTGTTCCGCGGGGCCGGGCACAATCTCAGCGGACCGTGACCCCGCACGGTTAGGCTCGATCGCATGAGCAACGTGACCCCGAAACTCCTGGCCACACTGGGTGCCGTCGCCCTTGCCTCCGCGCTCACCGGTTGCGTGTCATTCTCTGCGGCGCTCCCCGGCGATCTCCCCTCACCCGAGGCATCGAACCGGATCGGGCCCGAGGGCTGCGGCGTAGCCGGCGACAAGGTCGAGGCCCTCGTGAACGACGTGCTCGCCGAGCTCGACACGGTGCAGGAGACGGCGCTCGCAGGCGAGCTGCCAGACCTCACCGCGCTGCTCGCGCCCTTCCAAACCGACGTCGCGTCGTTGACCGAGGGCGTGACCGACCCAGAGCTGCTCGCGGCGCTTACCGAGGTGCAGACAGGCTTCGCGGGGTTCGCCGATATCCCCGCACCGCAAAATGTGCTCGAGGCCGCCGGCTACGTACAGGAGTTCGGGGCGCAGGTGCAGGAGCTCCGCGACAGCGGTGCAGCGCTCCAGGAGCTCTGCACCGCCAAGTAGCCGCGGTCGCTAGCTGGTCGCCGGCGCGGCCGCAGCGGGACCAGGATCGGGTTCGAGCAGCGTCGCCACCACCGTCGACGTCCACTTCACAATGTCGCCGTCGTCGGGGGTCGACCGCTGGCCGACGCCCGCGAGCGGGCTCCGCGCGCTCGCGGTGCCGCCCGGGAGCGGGATCTGCAGCGTCTTCGTGGACTCCGTGTACTTGCCGCCCGGGTACATGCGCGTCATGCGCATGCGCCGTGAATCGAGCAGCGTGACGGGTTCGAGCCTGAGCGTCGGGCCGAGCGCGACAACTTTCGTGAGGCCGAGGATCGACGCTCGGCGGCGCAGCGCCGAAACCGCGGCGAGGCGCGCGACCTCCGCCGGCGGCTCGCCGTAGCGGTCCGTGAGTTCCTCGAGCACGAGTTCGACGTTCTCGGCCGGCGCCTGCGGGTGCGAGGCCGCGGAGAACTTCTGGTAGGCCTCGAGCCTGAGCCGCTCGCTCTCGACGTAGTCCTCGGGGATGTGCGCGTCGACGGGAAGCTCGAGAATGAGCTCGGTGGTCGTCTGCACGTCCTCACCCTTGAACGTGTTCACCGCCTCGCCGATCATGCGAAGGTAGAGGTCGAAGCCAACCCCGGCGATGTGGCCCGATTGCTCACCGC
Encoded here:
- a CDS encoding LuxR C-terminal-related transcriptional regulator, whose product is MTVTKQRILQDAVTEFSRATGFTLAFGGYEADGVTTVTALSGTEGASLQGLRVANWRGLGGKAMIELRPRFTRDYMSSQSISHDYDLEIGAERIVMLVAVPVIVDGVTRAVLYGGTRGESAPDATFMQAAAGVSEELARVIRAEDQAHAHARRPVEPAELPGNVLEELRSSHAEIRRIASETTDPVARERLAAIEQRLAGIGRPAAAPAELHLTTREIDVLCQAALGGTNASIGEALGIAESTVKSYLKTAMGKLEAPTRHAAVTAARGFGLIP
- a CDS encoding MazG nucleotide pyrophosphohydrolase domain-containing protein, coding for MDAGADRPKPMAATDAVGEVVATVRRLVGEGGCAWHAAQTHETLVPFLIEETFEFIDALERELPADEVRGELGDVLYQVLFHAAIAERDGESYDLDTVARALNEKLIARHPHVFGDRGYMSVEELNAEWERLKEDAAGEQRGSRAPLDGVPAGMPTLARAAKVVERLKRAGLVDPAAAERSAVDPLSVAIGPQEAAIAEVGIGDAMLALVIRANAAGVDPDRALRLASDRLAARVTAD